One region of Juglans microcarpa x Juglans regia isolate MS1-56 chromosome 7S, Jm3101_v1.0, whole genome shotgun sequence genomic DNA includes:
- the LOC121240911 gene encoding protein FAR1-RELATED SEQUENCE 6-like, which produces MGENEDRMHPFDINMPYNSPSTPVDYSPFSDSFEHMPPYMSYHPPPSNPDDLRQEVPPTSIVPTDTTFEQNLGSTSRMTAESCLDADDMVFDINEYLEGTTVVDDDEVRVEAPRSGMEFDSMKDLTAYYKQYAKQEGFGVRTQRTRKDDEGRPVYVTVGCARGGKYNPTNNNISKPRPTTRTDCKARVNATLSKNDKWVFTTVENVHNHITVSPKKTRFLRSHKHLDEYSQRILDLNDRAGIRMNKNFYSLVVDAGGFENLQFQEKDCRNFIDKARHLRLGKGGGEALNQYFQRMRDRNDGFVSNMDLDDEGRLRNVFWADARSRAAYEYFGDVVTFDTTYLTNRYGMPFAPFVGVNHHGQSILLGAGLLSNEDTETFVWLFRMWLDCMNGRAPKAMITDQDRAMKSAIAIVFPETRHRYCLWHIMRKLPEKLGSHAQFNAGLKTDLHTALYDSHTSGEFEESWGQVITKYDLHGNKWLQSLYEERSFWVPAYLKSVFWAGMSTTQRSESMNAFFDGYVHSGTTLKEFVDQFDNALRKKVELETMADFNSNNQTIPCVSHFNIEKQFQRLYTNAKFKEVQRELLGLMCCNCSLVSTEGCILKYQVLDEISTDDHIKTLDFCVYYNEEEVEVKCTCALFQTRGILCRHALRVCQLKKINVLPNVYVLDRWRKDLKRTYTLVRSSYDDQRDRADARNYERVLKRCSKLATKISSDNEKISAFLRVVDEFETKCEGSTLESAYEQTKAKANVVLDKGKKIRSPNVVRGKGRPPSKRKVPPVEKLATKRKKSTSRKILVDETQLGETSGSEQHQFDDGVDVGTQNSIFTQSTAEICRRE; this is translated from the exons ATGGGGGAAAATGAAGATAGAATGCATCCTTTTGATATAAATATGCCCTACAATTCCCCGAGTACTCCAGTAGATTATAGCCCATTTTCTGATTCATTTGag CATATGCCACCTTATATGTCCTACCACCCTCCGCCGAGTAATCCAGATGACTTGAGGCAAGAAGTGCCCCCGACGTCAATTGTGCCAACCGATACCACATTTGAACAAAATCTTGGAAGTACATCACGGATGACTGCTGAAAGTTGTCTTGATGCCGATG ACATGGTCTTCGACATAAATGAATATTTAGAGGGTACCACTGTTGTCGATGATGATGAAGTACGAGTTGAAGCACCAAGATCTGGGATGGAATTTGACAGTATGAAAGATCTTACAGCCTACTATAAGCAGTATGCGAAGCAAGAGGGTTTTGGTGTACGGACACAAAGGACTAGGAAAGATGATGAAGGGAGGCCTGTGTACGTGACTGTTGGTTGTGCCCGTGGCGGAAAGTACAATCCTACGAACAATAATATCTCGAAGCCACGACCAACAACTAGAACGGATTGTAAAGCGAGAGTAAATGCGACATTGAGCAAGAATGATAAATGGGTTTTCACCACTGTTGAAAATGTGCACAACCACATAACTGTGAGCCCCAAGAAGACAAGATTCTTGCGATCTCACAAACATCTAGATGAATACAGTCAAAGGATCCTCGACCTAAATGATCGAGCCGGTATACGaatgaacaagaatttttattctcttgtcGTTGATGCGGGGGGTTTTGAGAATCTTCAGTTTCAAGAGAAAGATTGTCGGAATTTCATTGACAAGGCTCGACATTTAAGGTTGGGTAAAGGTGGTGGCGAAGCACTTAATCAGTATTTCCAAAGAATGAGAGATCGGAATGATGGGTTCGTTTCTAACATGGACTTGGATGATGAGGGAAGGTTACGAAATGTATTTTGGGCTGATGCTCGGAGTCGAGCGGCGTATGAGTATTTCGGAGACGTAGTAACATTTGATACAACGTACCTAACAAATAGGTACGGGATGCCTTTTGCGCCATTCGTTGGTGTTAATCATCATGGTCAGTCCATATTATTAGGAGCGGGATTGCTTTCAAACGAGGACACTGAAACTTTTGTGTGGTTGTTCCGAATGTGGTTGGATTGTATGAATGGTCGGGCGCCCAAAGCCATGATAACCGACCAAGATCGGGCAATGAAGAGTGCTATTGCCATTGTATTCCCTGAAACTCGTCACAGATATTGTTTATGGCATATAATGCGCAAACTTCCAGAGAAGTTAGGATCTCATGCGCAATTCAATGCGGGGTTGAAGACTGACCTTCATACTGCATTATATGACTCACATACCAGCGGTGAATTTGAGGAGAGCTGGGGTCAAGTAATTACGAAGTATGATCTCCACGGCAATAAATGGCTTCAATCCTTATATGAGGAAAGGTCTTTTTGGGTTCCAGCTTACTTGAAAAGTGTATTCTGGGCTGGAATGAGCACAACACAAAGGTcggaaagcatgaatgcatttttcgaTGGGTATGTCCATTCCGGTACCACGTTGAAGGAATTCGTCGACCAATTTGATAATGCTCTTAGAAAGAAGGTGGAGTTAGAGACAATGGCTGATTTCAATTCTAACAACCAAACTATTCCCTGCGTGTCCCATTTTAATATTGAGAAGCAGTTCCAAAGGTTATATACAAATGCAAAGTTCAAAGAAGTACAAAGAGAATTACTGGGCCTAATGTGTTGTAATTGTTCGTTGGTAAGCACAGAAGGGTGCATTTTAAAATACCAAGTGTTGGATGAAATATCTACTGATGACCACATCAAAACCTTGGATTTCTGTGTTTACTATAACGAAGAGGAGGTGGAGGTCAAATGCACGTGTGCACTGTTTCAGACGAGGGGGATTCTATGTAGGCATGCACTTAGAGTTTGTcagttgaaaaagattaatgTGCTGCCAAATGTATATGTGTTGGATCGTTGGAGAAAGGACTTAAAGAGGACATACACATTAGTCAGAAGCAGTTACGATGACCAGCGGGACAGAGCAGATGCACGGAATTATGAGCGGGTGCTTAAAAGATGTTCAAAATTAGCCACCAAAATATCCTCTGATAATGAAAAAATCAGTGCTTTCTTGCgtgttgttgatgagtttgagaCAAAATGTGAAGGTTCAACACTAGAGTCGGCATATGAACAAACGAAGGCCAAAGCAAATGTCGTCTTGGATAAGGGTAAGAAGATACGAAGCCCCAACGTGGTTCGAGGGAAAGGGAGACCCCCAAGTAAGAGGAAGGTTCCACCAGTGGAAAAGTtggcaacaaagagaaagaaatcg ACTTCCAGGAAAATCTTGGTAGATGAAACACAATTGGGTGAGACATCGGGATCTGAACAACACCAATTTGATGATGGGGTTGATGTTGGAACACAAAACAGCATTTTTACACAATCAACTGCAGAG ATCTGCCGCCGGGAATGA